One genomic segment of Choristoneura fumiferana chromosome Z, NRCan_CFum_1, whole genome shotgun sequence includes these proteins:
- the LOC141435777 gene encoding uncharacterized protein, whose translation MESPPSFSTHSEAPPLSEDSGLLITSGSFSSDSASGWHHVTSELQESDFDEKSLSLCESTETSERMCGDFFNTVKKGPGKGLITTIEPPLEFQDDPVSVNIIECTAVFVPPSVVINNDSVNNSKTSSLDIPMTTRHVSPLYARKLKPESLYERRQCLNHRFASPRLLHLSPCRGNRPSSRNSLTSRLSSSHNSLITQFQDDSSFITQAISHDTLSAKTSDITDMYNVPFDSDIYAVPIDMVRPSHSNVRSKCKKPPRTNKKRGKSTLQNTATNYVQTDNNHKPKETTTRHKDSKNKRHSLPSSSCKKNISDSETDSLHLTLREMRKYLHTLYSSSSDSECRNTLNKKNNIIIPNVQIHVRPTKDAKINASKENEVCVAVEANNNHKKPNKNSFGINVKYKKHKEVPKDVIEIDKSDKSVKKVGNQKKMSPVRILSLNLKQSFCNLFRWRRTGVERESGGEVERVEGRESPPAAVRRALPPLPPAPAPHSSRRVNDDDAVMDFATSIQRVKDYGWYWGPISVEAAEKILSNEPDGSFIVRDSSDDHYIFTLTFKLNGLRHVRIEHDQGNFCFGGCTMFKAQTIVEFIENAVETSRSGRYLFFLNLRPVLGPVRVQLLYPVSRFKRVQSLQHMCRFVILKYVRRDLISNLPLPRRLLDYLNATHYYSELLAEI comes from the exons ctccaAGAAAGCGACTTTGATGAAAAGTCTCTGTCACTATGCGAGTCAACCGAGACATCCGAGCGCATGTgtggtgatttttttaacactgtCAAAAAAGGCCCCGGAAAAGGCTTGATAACTACTATTGAGCCTCCTCTAGAATTTCAG GATGATCCTGTCTCGGTTAATATAATCGAATGTACGGCAGTGTTCGTGCCTCCGTCCGTCGTAATTAACAATGACTctgtaaataactcaaaaacatCGAGTCTTGATATTCCGATGACTACGAGACACGTGTCTCCTCTCTACGCAAGAAAATTAAAGCCAGAGTCACTGTACGAGCGTCGGCAGTGTTTGAACCACAGGTTCGCGAGTCCTCGGCTACTGCACCTGAGCCCGTGCCGCGGCAACCGCCCGTCCTCTAGAAACTCCCTCACTTCACGTCTCTCCAGCAGTCACAATTCCCTCATCACTCAGTTCCAAGACGACTCCAGTTTCATAACGCAAGCCATCTCCCACGACACGCTATCAGCTAAGACATCCGACATAACTGACATGTACAATGTACCCTTCGACAGCGATATCTACGCCGTCCCCATCGACATGGTGCGTCCTAGTCATAGCAATGTGAGAAGTAAATGCAAGAAACCTCCTAGAACAAATAAGAAACGCGGCAAAAGCACTCTACAAAACACCGCCACTAACTACGTTCAAACCGATAATAATCATAAGCCAAAGGAAACAACAACTAGACataaagattccaaaaataaaaGGCACAGCTTGCCAAGTTCGTCGTGTAAGAAAAATATATCCGATTCAGAGACAGATTCACTACACTTGACGTTGCGTGAAATGAGGAAATATTTGCATACCTTGTACTCTAGCTCTAGCGATTCAGAGTGCAGGAATACTTTAAACAAGAAGAACAATATAATAATTCCGAACGTCCAGATACACGTGCGGCCAACGAAAGACGCCAAGATTAACGCGTCCAAGGAAAACGAAGTTTGCGTTGCGGTCGAGGCGAATAATAATCACAAGAAGCCTAATAAAAATTCTTTTGGCATAAATGTGAAGTATAAGAAGCATAAAGAGGTTCCTAAAGACGTTATAGAAATAGATAAGAGTGATAAGAGTGTTAAGAAAGTGGGTAATCAGAAGAAGATGTCGCCAGTGAGGATTTTGTCGTTGAATTTGAAGCAgagtttttgtaatttatttcgtTGGCGGAGGACGGGTGTGGAGAGAGAGTCGGGAGGCGAAGTGGAGCGAGTGGAGGGCCGGGAGTCGCCGCCGGCGGCTGTGCGGCGGGCGttgccgccgctgccgccggcgccggcgccgcacTCGTCGCGTCGCGTCAACGACGACGATGCTGTCATGGACTTCGCAACCTCCATTCAGAGGGTTAAAGAT tATGGCTGGTACTGGGGTCCTATATCAGTAGAGGCTGCTGAGAAGATCCTGTCCAATGAACCTGATGGGTCGTTTATAGTACGCGACAGCAGCGACGATCATTACATATTTACTTTAACGTTTAAGCTAAATGGACTGAGACACGTAAGGATTGAACATGATCAGG GTAATTTCTGCTTCGGCGGTTGTACAATGTTCAAGGCTCAGACAATAGTGGAGTTCATAGAGAATGCGGTGGAAACGTCAAGGAGCGGCAGATACCTGTTCTTCTTAAATTTGAGGCCGGTCCTGGGGCCAGTGAGAGTGCAACTCTTGTACCCAGTATCCAGGTTCAAGCGCGTACAGAGCTTGCAACACATGTGCAG GTTTGTGATATTAAAATACGTACGGCGGGACCTGATAAGCAACCTGCCTCTGCCGAGGCGCCTCCTGGATTATTTGAACGCAACACATTACTATTCGGAGCTACTTGCTGAAATATAG